In Candidatus Chlorohelix allophototropha, one DNA window encodes the following:
- a CDS encoding GNAT family N-acetyltransferase: MPVRPLKLEELDIFGNYVSDAFVMDSERAASWLELSVKPTLHDTRVLEEDGEIKAALRIIYPDLWLGQSKVRMAGITSVATPPEHRRQGCINRLLEAVMREHREAGYNISTLYPFYFPFYKKFGYELAANSKKIKVKMSVLQKFRPKAKGRWREISHTDWQILNALYESYCRGNFGLITRSEFRWSWAIFRQRLNEAKHAYVWYNQEGEARAYVIYNMHIIKDWDREMQIQEMVWKDYTSRHEVLAFLANHDSQAETVIWETNPDDDFFALLDDPREAEQTLSPGYMLRILDAKKALLERSWQVRTPSAFTLTLTDKLLEWNNLTLRIETIGHKIQVETLPQDYKSGLSCDIRQLAQLYAGYLSPVKLAELGLLDVRSELDLMAAQSLFSPLGQPTAFMADYF, from the coding sequence TTGCCTGTACGACCATTGAAATTAGAAGAGCTTGATATATTCGGCAATTATGTTAGCGATGCTTTTGTAATGGACTCAGAGCGGGCTGCAAGTTGGCTTGAACTGAGCGTTAAACCTACTCTGCATGATACCCGTGTTCTTGAAGAAGACGGTGAAATAAAAGCAGCTTTGCGTATAATTTACCCCGATTTGTGGCTAGGGCAAAGCAAAGTAAGAATGGCAGGTATCACCTCAGTGGCTACCCCACCTGAGCATCGCCGACAGGGTTGTATAAATAGGTTACTGGAAGCGGTTATGCGCGAACATCGCGAGGCTGGTTATAATATTTCCACCCTGTATCCTTTTTATTTCCCTTTCTATAAAAAGTTTGGCTACGAACTGGCGGCAAATTCTAAGAAAATAAAAGTAAAAATGTCTGTGCTTCAAAAATTCCGCCCAAAAGCGAAAGGACGTTGGCGCGAGATAAGCCACACTGATTGGCAGATACTTAACGCTCTGTATGAGAGTTATTGTCGGGGCAATTTTGGTTTGATTACGCGCTCTGAATTTCGCTGGAGTTGGGCTATTTTTCGGCAACGCCTCAACGAGGCTAAACATGCCTATGTTTGGTACAATCAAGAGGGTGAAGCACGCGCCTATGTAATTTACAATATGCACATTATCAAGGATTGGGATCGCGAAATGCAGATTCAAGAGATGGTATGGAAAGACTATACCTCTCGGCACGAAGTTCTGGCATTTTTGGCGAATCACGATTCACAGGCAGAAACGGTTATTTGGGAAACTAACCCAGATGATGATTTCTTTGCTTTACTAGATGATCCGCGCGAAGCTGAGCAAACTCTTTCTCCGGGCTATATGCTGCGTATTCTTGACGCGAAAAAGGCGTTGCTAGAGCGAAGTTGGCAGGTTCGTACACCGAGCGCGTTTACTTTGACCCTTACTGACAAACTTTTGGAATGGAATAATCTGACCTTGCGTATTGAGACAATCGGGCATAAAATTCAAGTTGAAACCTTGCCGCAAGACTACAAAAGTGGTTTGAGTTGTGATATACGGCAATTGGCTCAATTGTATGCGGGTTATCTTAGCCCGGTTAAGCTGGCAGAACTTGGCTTGCTGGATGTACGTAGTGAACTAGACTTAATGGCAGCGCAAAGCCTGTTTAGCCCACTCGGACAACCAACTGCCTTTATGGCGGACTATTTTTAG
- a CDS encoding alpha/beta fold hydrolase, producing the protein MNSQKLDKDSLNYINKQYTAFVESAVTVSNQAVKTYIQAWNEFLTSPTKLYRRNMDYFQEIITPPRPEWQTPHRLVALPREFEKQIKLLDFSQDDIPSDSVVPTLVLPPQAGHHSYIADYSHDQSQVQTLRHAGLGAMYCIEWVSATRATGNTTVEDYMRMLKHIVQMLGGKVNLVGDCQGGWLSAIFAAMYPDMVNTLSIAGAPINFQAGDGPIVQQVNHIARTYPDRGMAFYRNLVAMGGGVLNGNFMVMGFNLMRPQQLPERFLNLYQHMHDAGAVKRFKQMKNWYDYAQNIPGTFYLWLVEHLFRDNELIQGKLVVDGRKLNLADYKNPLFLMGGKRDHITPPVQVLDMRNYVGTAPEHIYEYLVPAGHIGLFMGKDILRSTWTPISKKILTYSQK; encoded by the coding sequence ATGAATTCACAGAAGCTTGATAAGGATAGCTTGAATTATATTAATAAGCAGTACACTGCTTTTGTTGAAAGCGCTGTTACGGTTAGTAATCAGGCTGTTAAAACTTACATACAAGCTTGGAATGAGTTCCTCACCTCACCTACTAAGCTTTATCGCCGGAATATGGATTATTTTCAGGAAATAATAACTCCTCCCCGTCCAGAGTGGCAAACCCCTCACAGGCTTGTGGCTCTCCCACGCGAGTTTGAGAAGCAAATCAAATTGCTCGATTTCTCTCAAGACGATATTCCCTCTGATTCAGTCGTTCCTACTCTGGTGTTACCACCACAGGCAGGGCACCACTCTTATATTGCCGATTACAGCCATGATCAGAGTCAGGTTCAGACCCTACGACATGCCGGTCTGGGCGCAATGTACTGTATTGAGTGGGTTAGCGCTACCCGTGCTACCGGCAATACCACTGTTGAAGATTATATGCGCATGTTGAAGCATATTGTCCAGATGCTAGGCGGTAAGGTAAATCTGGTGGGAGATTGCCAAGGTGGTTGGTTATCGGCAATTTTTGCAGCAATGTATCCCGATATGGTTAATACCCTATCGATAGCGGGCGCGCCTATTAACTTTCAGGCAGGTGATGGTCCGATTGTACAGCAGGTGAACCATATTGCCAGAACTTACCCGGATAGAGGCATGGCATTCTATCGCAATTTGGTGGCAATGGGTGGTGGTGTGCTGAATGGCAATTTTATGGTGATGGGTTTTAACCTAATGCGCCCACAGCAATTGCCTGAACGCTTTCTAAACCTGTATCAGCATATGCATGATGCAGGTGCGGTCAAACGCTTTAAGCAGATGAAGAATTGGTATGATTATGCTCAGAATATTCCCGGCACTTTTTATCTCTGGTTGGTAGAACACCTCTTCCGAGATAATGAGTTGATCCAAGGTAAACTGGTAGTGGATGGCAGAAAACTGAATCTTGCCGACTACAAAAACCCGCTCTTTCTGATGGGTGGTAAGCGTGACCATATTACCCCCCCGGTGCAAGTATTGGATATGCGGAATTATGTTGGTACTGCCCCTGAGCATATTTATGAATATCTTGTTCCGGCAGGGCATATCGGTCTGTTTATGGGCAAAGATATTCTGCGCTCAACTTGGACTCCGATTTCCAAGAAAATCCTCACTTACTCTCAGAAGTAA
- the rbsK gene encoding ribokinase codes for MIKSNHIEIVVVGSLNMDLVVRSPHLPIPGETIIGNSFATYEGGKGFNQAIAARRAGGQVAFVGKVGRDGFGDRFVAALDREGISRDFVTRGKNSTGIGNVWVGEDGANKIIVVPGTNNEVTPEDVEAASELLASAWVLLLQLEIPIATCTRAAQLVRRGGGKVLLTAAPVPTQPLPSELFEAISLLLVNETEVRQMATLLGLPAFNEGQEVEAGRAILAQVGSSLEGIVITLGSKGALWLSTQQVEHIDSFKVKAIDTTAAGDTFTGALAVGLQRGLPVPELLRFANAAGALSVTREGAYPSIPFEAEIERLLANG; via the coding sequence ATGATTAAATCTAACCATATAGAAATCGTTGTGGTGGGTAGCCTAAACATGGATTTGGTGGTGCGCTCGCCCCATTTGCCTATTCCCGGAGAAACAATAATCGGAAACAGTTTCGCCACTTACGAAGGGGGCAAAGGGTTTAATCAGGCAATTGCCGCCCGTAGAGCAGGAGGACAGGTGGCTTTTGTCGGCAAGGTCGGGCGCGATGGTTTTGGTGACAGGTTCGTAGCCGCCCTTGATCGAGAAGGCATCTCACGCGATTTCGTGACGAGGGGCAAAAACAGCACCGGAATCGGCAATGTATGGGTAGGCGAGGACGGCGCGAACAAAATCATCGTAGTGCCGGGTACGAATAACGAGGTTACGCCCGAAGATGTGGAGGCTGCTTCCGAACTGCTCGCAAGCGCGTGGGTGTTGCTGTTGCAACTTGAAATTCCGATAGCAACTTGTACTAGAGCCGCCCAATTGGTAAGGCGCGGCGGCGGCAAAGTGCTTTTAACGGCTGCGCCCGTACCAACCCAACCGCTACCTAGCGAACTGTTCGAAGCGATTAGCCTGCTGCTGGTCAACGAAACTGAAGTGCGCCAGATGGCAACCTTACTAGGCTTGCCCGCTTTCAATGAAGGGCAAGAAGTCGAGGCGGGACGCGCTATCCTCGCGCAAGTCGGTTCAAGCCTTGAAGGAATCGTGATTACGCTTGGTAGTAAAGGCGCGTTGTGGCTCTCTACGCAGCAAGTAGAACATATAGATAGCTTCAAGGTAAAAGCGATTGATACCACCGCTGCCGGAGATACCTTTACCGGAGCGTTGGCAGTAGGGTTACAGCGTGGCTTGCCCGTACCTGAGCTATTGCGCTTTGCCAACGCTGCGGGGGCGCTTTCGGTCACCCGCGAAGGGGCATATCCTTCCATTCCCTTTGAGGCTGAGATTGAACGCTTGCTGGCAAACGGTTAG
- a CDS encoding Eco57I restriction-modification methylase domain-containing protein, which yields MNNLNDVAQLVAKFKNENHIFTDPSFKEMQLRTQFLDPFFEALGWDVRGVGSLSEVVVEDPITIDGKKKSIDYSFKIGDKRKFLVEAKKPSVALKTDDTAAFQLRRYAWNASLPLGILTDFEEFSIYDCRIKPELSDHANVARLSYYRFEQYEDKWSEIYNLFSREAVVEGKLDAYIEANQSKKGYQTVDTAFLKDIERWREALAKDIAARNPHLNQSDLNFAVQATLDRLIFLRICEDREIEPYERLYRLSEEKNIYQRLTDYFQEADDRYNSGLFHFKKDERPDGERDGYTLGMKIGDDTLRPIIQNLYWPNIYAFSIIPVEILGQVYEQFLGKVITLDSAHIAKVEEKPEVRKAGGVYYTPAYIVDYIVKNTVGKLLEGKTPEEAAALKLVDPACGSGSFLLGAYRYLLEWYLEQYQKFPKKYGKKFAPGRTDRLSNIEKKQILLNNIYGVDIDPQAVEVTKLSLMLKALEGETSDGIKQLRMLRERALPDLSHNIKCGNSLIGMDFLEQHKDLSRDEFRHINPFDWQAAFPAVFKQGGFDAVIGNPPYVRQESLGEYKSYFQQNYKVYHGTADLYTYFFERGVSLLRPQGFFSIIVANKWMRANYGEPLRIWLKQQHINEILDFGDLQVFHKATTYICIICLQNEAKNPVIKVTEVKTLGFPSLEEYVNKNQYEYRQDSLEDKGWSLGNSQRQKLLAKMQIGMPFGKYVHGIIYRGVLTGLDKAFVITKEIKEQIINQQPSSTELIKPYLAGRDVKRYKQPASDRYLILIPYGWTRKHLDKDVDAWEWLEKNYPFIAAHLKPFSEEAQKRYDKGEYWWELRPCDYYSEFEKPKIHYLKFQVKPAFTYDNEGFYCNSAVFVIPKNDLYLLGILNSKLGWFLISSYCTQIQNGYQLIFKYMQQLPIRTINFDDPADKARHDKMVGLVERMLDLHKQLATSYSPHDKTFLQNQISQTDRQIDALVYELYDLSAEEIKIVEGQ from the coding sequence ATGAACAATCTGAATGACGTTGCTCAACTGGTCGCTAAATTTAAAAATGAAAATCATATTTTTACCGACCCCTCTTTTAAGGAAATGCAACTGCGTACCCAGTTTCTAGACCCTTTCTTTGAGGCGTTAGGGTGGGATGTGCGAGGAGTAGGTAGCCTGAGTGAAGTGGTAGTGGAAGACCCCATCACCATTGACGGCAAGAAGAAATCTATTGATTATAGCTTCAAAATCGGGGATAAGCGCAAGTTTCTGGTTGAAGCCAAGAAACCCTCTGTTGCCCTGAAAACCGATGATACTGCCGCTTTTCAGTTGCGGCGTTATGCTTGGAACGCTTCGTTACCGCTTGGTATCCTCACCGATTTCGAGGAATTTTCTATTTACGACTGCCGCATAAAACCTGAGTTGAGCGATCATGCAAACGTAGCGCGTCTCAGCTATTACAGGTTTGAGCAATATGAGGATAAGTGGTCGGAAATATATAACCTTTTCTCCAGAGAAGCGGTAGTAGAAGGTAAACTCGATGCCTATATCGAGGCTAATCAGTCTAAAAAGGGCTACCAGACGGTTGATACCGCTTTCCTGAAGGATATAGAGCGTTGGCGCGAGGCTTTGGCTAAGGATATTGCGGCGCGTAACCCTCACCTGAACCAAAGCGATTTGAATTTCGCGGTGCAGGCTACCCTTGACCGCCTTATTTTCCTGCGTATCTGTGAAGACCGAGAGATTGAGCCTTACGAGCGGCTTTACAGGCTCAGCGAAGAGAAAAACATTTACCAGCGTTTGACCGATTATTTTCAGGAAGCGGACGACCGCTATAATTCCGGGCTGTTCCATTTCAAAAAGGATGAACGCCCTGACGGTGAGCGGGATGGCTACACTTTGGGCATGAAAATCGGCGATGATACGCTGCGCCCGATTATTCAGAACCTTTACTGGCCCAACATCTACGCTTTTTCCATTATTCCGGTGGAAATCTTGGGGCAGGTTTACGAGCAATTTCTCGGCAAGGTTATTACGCTGGATTCCGCGCATATCGCCAAGGTGGAGGAAAAACCGGAGGTACGCAAAGCGGGTGGGGTTTATTATACTCCCGCTTATATTGTGGATTATATCGTTAAGAATACCGTTGGTAAGTTGCTGGAGGGCAAGACTCCCGAAGAAGCGGCGGCGTTGAAGCTGGTTGACCCGGCTTGCGGTTCTGGCTCTTTCTTGTTGGGCGCGTATCGCTACCTGTTGGAGTGGTATCTGGAGCAATACCAGAAATTCCCCAAGAAATACGGCAAGAAATTTGCGCCGGGCAGAACTGACCGATTGAGCAACATCGAGAAGAAGCAAATCCTGCTCAACAATATTTACGGGGTGGATATTGACCCGCAAGCGGTGGAAGTTACCAAACTTTCGCTGATGTTGAAAGCTTTGGAAGGCGAGACGAGCGATGGAATTAAGCAGTTGCGCATGCTACGCGAACGCGCCCTGCCCGATTTGAGCCACAATATTAAGTGCGGCAATTCCCTGATTGGAATGGATTTTCTGGAGCAGCACAAGGATTTGAGCCGCGATGAGTTCCGGCACATTAATCCTTTCGACTGGCAAGCGGCTTTCCCTGCCGTTTTCAAGCAGGGCGGTTTCGATGCGGTGATTGGCAATCCACCTTATGTTAGACAGGAAAGTTTGGGAGAATATAAATCTTATTTTCAACAAAATTATAAAGTTTATCATGGTACGGCTGACCTATATACTTATTTCTTTGAAAGGGGAGTTTCGTTACTGCGCCCGCAAGGATTCTTTAGCATTATTGTAGCTAACAAGTGGATGAGAGCGAATTATGGTGAACCGCTGCGAATTTGGCTTAAACAGCAACACATTAACGAAATTTTGGATTTTGGAGACTTGCAAGTATTTCATAAAGCCACAACTTATATTTGTATAATTTGCTTACAAAATGAAGCGAAGAACCCTGTCATTAAAGTAACAGAAGTAAAAACACTTGGATTTCCAAGTTTAGAAGAATATGTTAACAAAAATCAATATGAGTATAGGCAAGACTCTCTTGAAGATAAAGGGTGGTCATTAGGAAATAGCCAAAGGCAAAAACTTCTTGCAAAAATGCAAATTGGTATGCCATTTGGCAAGTATGTGCATGGTATCATTTATCGTGGAGTCCTTACTGGATTAGATAAGGCATTTGTTATCACTAAAGAAATTAAAGAGCAAATTATTAACCAACAACCAAGTAGTACAGAACTAATAAAACCTTATTTAGCAGGAAGAGATGTAAAAAGATACAAACAACCAGCAAGTGATAGATACCTGATACTAATACCCTATGGTTGGACACGTAAACATCTTGACAAAGATGTAGATGCTTGGGAATGGCTAGAAAAAAACTACCCTTTTATTGCTGCTCATTTAAAACCATTTAGTGAGGAAGCACAAAAACGTTATGATAAAGGTGAATATTGGTGGGAATTAAGACCTTGTGACTACTACTCTGAATTTGAGAAACCAAAAATTCACTACCTAAAATTTCAAGTCAAACCAGCTTTCACGTATGACAATGAGGGATTCTATTGTAATAGTGCAGTTTTCGTAATACCTAAGAATGATTTATATCTATTAGGTATCCTTAATTCTAAATTAGGATGGTTTCTAATATCGAGTTATTGCACTCAAATTCAAAATGGCTATCAGCTAATCTTTAAATATATGCAACAACTCCCCATCCGCACCATCAATTTCGATGACCCTGCCGACAAAGCGCGGCACGATAAAATGGTGGGGCTGGTAGAGCGCATGCTGGATTTGCACAAGCAATTGGCTACCAGCTATTCCCCCCATGACAAAACCTTCCTGCAAAACCAAATCAGCCAAACCGACCGCCAAATAGACGCGCTGGTGTACGAACTCTACGACCTGAGCGCAGAAGAAATCAAAATCGTGGAGGGGCAATAA
- a CDS encoding NADPH:quinone oxidoreductase family protein — MKALLCEQYGTPESLVLREVESLKAGKGQVVIEVKACGVNFPDTLIIQGKYQFKPPLPFAPGSEVAGIVKEVGEGVTHYNVGDRVIAFTGWGGFATEALCDSTKLIPMPEGMDFTIASAFVLTYGTSHHALKDRGRLKAGETLLVLGAAGGVGIAAIEIGKALGAKVIAAASTDEKLTYCVQHGADATINYATDDLREKIKELTAGKGPDVIYDPVGGNFSEAALRSIGWRGRYLVVGFAAGDIPRIPLNLALLKGCDIVGVFWGSFTEREPKQNAADLRELLQWYLEGKLKPHISGTYSLEHAAEALNEMLNRKVVGKLVIVP; from the coding sequence ATGAAGGCGTTGCTGTGCGAGCAGTATGGAACACCTGAAAGTTTGGTACTGCGTGAGGTTGAGTCGCTTAAAGCAGGCAAGGGGCAGGTGGTAATTGAGGTAAAAGCCTGTGGGGTGAATTTCCCCGATACGCTGATTATTCAGGGCAAATACCAGTTCAAGCCGCCGCTACCCTTCGCGCCGGGCAGCGAAGTAGCCGGAATTGTGAAGGAGGTGGGCGAGGGCGTTACCCATTACAATGTGGGCGACCGGGTAATTGCTTTTACCGGGTGGGGCGGCTTTGCCACCGAAGCTCTGTGCGATAGTACCAAGCTGATTCCGATGCCTGAAGGAATGGATTTTACCATTGCCTCCGCTTTCGTCTTAACCTATGGCACTTCACACCATGCCTTGAAAGATAGAGGCAGATTAAAGGCGGGTGAAACCCTGCTGGTTTTGGGGGCGGCGGGTGGCGTTGGAATAGCCGCAATTGAAATCGGTAAGGCGTTGGGGGCGAAGGTAATCGCGGCAGCTTCCACTGACGAAAAGCTGACGTATTGTGTGCAGCATGGCGCGGACGCTACCATAAACTATGCCACCGATGACCTACGCGAGAAAATCAAGGAGCTAACCGCCGGGAAGGGTCCCGATGTGATTTACGACCCGGTGGGCGGCAATTTCAGCGAAGCAGCGTTGCGTAGCATTGGCTGGCGCGGGCGTTATCTGGTGGTTGGTTTCGCGGCGGGCGACATTCCGCGCATCCCCTTAAACCTTGCTTTGCTCAAGGGCTGCGACATTGTGGGGGTATTCTGGGGTTCTTTCACCGAGCGCGAACCTAAGCAAAATGCCGCTGACTTACGCGAGTTGTTGCAATGGTATTTGGAAGGCAAGCTGAAACCGCACATCTCCGGCACATATTCGCTGGAGCATGCCGCCGAAGCCTTAAACGAGATGTTGAATCGCAAGGTGGTCGGCAAACTGGTGATTGTGCCTTAA
- a CDS encoding PaaI family thioesterase: protein MTAIHPYLKNDRYAQYLNIELLEAANGTAKATMLIEPHHLNSHGTVHGGAIFSLADAVLAAASNSHGVVAVAINANISYLKAATSGTLTAIAEEVSLNASLGVYDIRVTADSGELIASFQGMVYRKKGRTIESAHSERVGD from the coding sequence ATGACAGCTATTCATCCATACCTGAAAAATGACCGTTACGCCCAATATTTAAATATAGAATTGCTTGAAGCTGCCAACGGCACTGCTAAAGCTACTATGCTAATCGAACCGCACCACCTCAACAGTCATGGCACAGTACATGGGGGCGCAATCTTTTCGCTGGCAGACGCAGTTCTCGCTGCCGCTTCCAATTCGCATGGCGTTGTTGCAGTCGCCATCAACGCGAATATATCATACCTCAAAGCGGCTACTTCCGGTACACTCACCGCCATTGCCGAGGAAGTTTCGCTCAATGCCTCGTTAGGAGTGTACGATATTCGCGTTACAGCCGATAGCGGCGAGTTAATCGCCAGTTTTCAGGGGATGGTTTATCGTAAGAAGGGGCGCACCATTGAATCGGCGCATAGTGAGCGCGTAGGCGATTAA
- a CDS encoding glycosyltransferase family 4 protein, producing MKIALYNVTTTTKTGGVESFVWELARHLSLQYPDLQVDIIGGKSPPDFTPSVPGERVRIITRPFISREAMRRVPILRTQYGLTKLLERLSFAVATLPLLWREKYDILHIQKPYDLPVAKLTRFLRGSKILFGCHGKDFFPFDRLFSKKLDGAVSCSHYNAETIQAHYGLMPEVVYNGIDVKLFSPREPDPELRDRYAEPGEKIIMWVGRLVRWKGLQYLIEALPLLAEQGLKVRLLVAGDGEYRPELEKLAEKLGIANQIEWLGLVPNQALPAYYAISEVVVGTSFANETFGIALCEAAACERPLVASRFGGFLEVVKDGETGFHYTPQNPADLAEKLGKVLCNPPMAAQMGKAGRQYVTDNFTWECVTERVFKAYSRIVR from the coding sequence GTGAAAATTGCGCTTTATAATGTCACTACTACCACCAAGACGGGCGGGGTGGAGAGCTTTGTGTGGGAACTGGCGCGGCATCTGTCCTTGCAATATCCCGATTTACAGGTTGACATAATCGGTGGAAAGAGTCCTCCGGATTTCACTCCCTCTGTTCCCGGTGAGCGTGTCCGAATTATTACGCGACCTTTTATCAGTCGGGAAGCGATGCGGCGCGTGCCGATTCTTAGGACACAGTACGGCTTGACCAAGCTGTTAGAGCGACTTTCGTTTGCGGTTGCCACTTTGCCCCTGCTCTGGCGCGAGAAATACGATATTTTGCACATCCAGAAGCCCTATGATTTGCCTGTTGCCAAATTGACGCGCTTTCTGCGCGGCAGCAAAATTCTTTTCGGTTGTCATGGCAAGGATTTTTTCCCTTTTGATCGGCTCTTTAGCAAAAAGCTAGATGGGGCGGTTTCGTGCAGCCACTACAACGCCGAGACTATTCAGGCGCATTATGGGCTGATGCCAGAAGTGGTTTATAACGGCATTGATGTGAAGCTTTTTTCCCCGCGTGAGCCAGACCCTGAGTTGCGCGACCGCTACGCTGAACCCGGCGAGAAAATCATCATGTGGGTTGGGCGGTTGGTGCGCTGGAAAGGCTTACAGTATCTCATTGAGGCGTTGCCGTTATTGGCTGAGCAAGGCTTGAAAGTGAGATTGCTGGTGGCGGGTGATGGCGAATATCGCCCTGAACTTGAAAAGCTGGCGGAAAAATTGGGCATCGCTAATCAGATAGAGTGGCTTGGGTTAGTACCCAACCAAGCTTTGCCTGCTTATTACGCTATCAGCGAGGTGGTGGTCGGTACGAGTTTTGCCAATGAAACCTTTGGTATCGCGCTGTGCGAAGCGGCGGCGTGCGAACGTCCGCTGGTCGCAAGCCGTTTTGGGGGCTTTCTCGAAGTGGTAAAAGACGGCGAGACAGGTTTTCACTATACTCCACAGAACCCGGCTGATTTGGCGGAAAAGCTGGGCAAGGTGCTGTGCAACCCACCAATGGCAGCCCAAATGGGCAAGGCAGGACGGCAATATGTGACGGATAATTTCACTTGGGAGTGCGTGACCGAGCGCGTGTTTAAGGCTTATTCGCGCATCGTCCGCTAG
- a CDS encoding class I SAM-dependent methyltransferase: MTITPTDKEITQQLEAEIEPWLAHMKWRPDFAKWREGRIWQEKKQARNLDTLRLFLRLATLKDDLRGKKILDLGCGMGGFSTALALEGARVQPYDYNRAYCRITRLRGMRYKLNFSPVNGAGEALPFPNAHFDHIVCLDVLEHVQNPEKLLSEISRCLKPGGVCFITAINRFAFSDPHYHVRFVNWLPRRFAEPAMKLLRRNKDNSRFGDRQTLDEMHYYRYDQLSSLTARHGFTGMRELGELELASRSYSGLKGLLKKSGLLRPVYLLYRYFYKGTYQLMVIKR; this comes from the coding sequence TTGACCATTACCCCGACCGATAAAGAAATTACCCAACAACTTGAAGCAGAAATAGAGCCTTGGCTTGCGCATATGAAGTGGCGACCCGATTTCGCCAAGTGGCGCGAGGGGCGTATCTGGCAGGAGAAGAAGCAAGCGCGTAATCTGGATACCCTGCGTCTGTTTTTGCGCCTAGCGACCTTGAAAGATGATTTGCGCGGCAAGAAAATACTGGATTTGGGCTGCGGTATGGGCGGATTTAGCACCGCGCTGGCGTTGGAAGGGGCGCGGGTGCAGCCCTACGATTACAACCGCGCTTACTGTCGTATAACTCGCCTGCGGGGTATGCGCTACAAGCTGAATTTTAGCCCGGTAAACGGGGCAGGCGAGGCGTTACCCTTTCCCAACGCTCATTTTGACCATATAGTGTGCCTCGATGTACTTGAGCATGTGCAGAACCCGGAGAAATTGCTTTCCGAAATATCGCGCTGCCTGAAACCGGGCGGGGTGTGTTTTATCACCGCTATCAACCGCTTTGCTTTCAGCGACCCGCATTATCATGTGCGCTTTGTGAACTGGTTGCCGCGCCGTTTTGCCGAACCTGCTATGAAATTGCTGCGGCGCAATAAAGATAATTCTCGCTTTGGCGACCGTCAGACTCTAGACGAGATGCACTATTACCGCTACGACCAGCTTTCCAGCCTGACGGCGCGACACGGCTTCACCGGGATGCGCGAGTTGGGAGAACTGGAACTTGCCTCCCGTTCTTATAGCGGCTTGAAGGGTTTGCTCAAAAAGAGCGGGCTATTGCGCCCGGTCTATCTACTGTATCGCTATTTCTACAAAGGTACTTACCAGTTGATGGTGATAAAGCGGTGA
- a CDS encoding ACT domain-containing protein: MANLKLTVLAETLAVCRLNENAPVPGWALLGGFFSVTRAQKELSVVCLQQNAPDMVKCERDWRALKVQGPLEFSMTGVLAALAVPLAKANVSIFAISTYDTDYVLVKQTTLEKAITVLREEGFEIEENS, from the coding sequence ATGGCGAATCTGAAACTAACTGTGCTGGCAGAAACGCTGGCAGTTTGTCGCCTCAATGAAAATGCCCCTGTGCCCGGTTGGGCTTTGCTCGGCGGTTTTTTCTCGGTGACTCGCGCTCAAAAAGAGCTTTCGGTGGTGTGCCTCCAACAAAATGCGCCCGACATGGTAAAATGTGAGCGCGACTGGCGTGCGCTGAAGGTACAAGGCCCATTGGAATTTTCAATGACGGGGGTTTTGGCGGCTTTGGCAGTACCCTTGGCAAAAGCGAACGTCAGCATCTTTGCAATTTCTACTTATGATACCGATTATGTTCTGGTAAAGCAGACAACCCTTGAAAAAGCGATTACGGTGCTGCGAGAAGAAGGGTTCGAGATTGAAGAAAACAGCTAG